One part of the Ornithodoros turicata isolate Travis chromosome 2, ASM3712646v1, whole genome shotgun sequence genome encodes these proteins:
- the LOC135385669 gene encoding ras suppressor protein 1-like — protein sequence MERETQQTSCNFLDFNKMAKVKKVVDEARETNNPELDLVDRGITSIEEIPGLLSLTNLTRLTLSHNKIRVVPASIANLYNLEILTLFNNHIEELPTSISTMAKLRILNLGMNRLSSLPRGFGAFPVLEVLDLTYNNLNERTLSTNFFIMDTLRALYLGDNEFERLPPQIGELKNLQILSLRENDLIELPKEIGQLTRLRELHIQGNRLTLLPPELGNLDLMSQRCVVRMDDNPWVPPIADQLEVGVTHVIEYIRSETYKYVYGRNTQGTLSPLPKKSDKSKKISKKRDHN from the exons ATGGAGCGTGAAACGCAGCAAACTTCCTGTAATTTCCTGGACTTCAACAAAATGGCTAAGGTAAAGAAAGTGGTCGACGAAGCTCGGGAAACGAATAACCCGGAGCTGGACTTGGTGGACCGAGGAATAACGTCGATTGAGGAGATCCCAGGCCTCC TGTCCCTGACAAACCTTACAAGGTTAACTCTTAGCCACAACAAAATCAGAG TTGTTCCAGCAAGCATAGCAAATTTGTACAACTTGGAAATTTTGACATTGTTcaataatcacattgag GAGCTCCCAACATCAATTTCTACGATGGCAAAACTGCGAATTCTTAACCTCGG AATGAATAGGCTGAGCTCCCTTCCTCGAGGTTTTGGAGCATTTCCAGTGCTAGAAGTTCTCGATCTGACTTACAACAACCTCAATGAACGAACTCTGTCAACCAACTTTTTCATCATGG ATACACTGCGAGCTCTCTACCTTGGCGACAATGAatttgaaaggcttcctccacagATAGGAGAGCTGAAGAACCTGCAAATT CTCTCCCTGCGTGAGAATGACTTGATAGAGCTTCCAAAGGAGATTGGCCAACTGACACGACTCAGGGAGCTACACATTCAAGGCAACAGGCTCACCCTTCTCCCACCTGAACTAG GGAACTTGGATCTTATGAGCCAACGGTGTGTTGTGCGAATGGATGACAACCCGTGGGTACCTCCCATCGCTGATCAACTGGAAGTTGGTGTGACTCATGTCATTGAGTACATAAGGAGCGAGACATACAAATA TGTTTATGGCCGCAACACCCAAGGTACACTGTCTCCTCTTCCAAAGAAGTCTGACAAGAGCAAGAAAATCAGTAAAAAGCGTGACCATAACTGA